From the genome of Phycicoccus duodecadis:
TGAGCGGGATGGTGTCGGCCAGGGTCCCGTCGAGGTCGAAGAACACGGTGGGCCAGCGGGGCGTCGAGGTCACGGGCCCCAGTCTGCCGACCGGCTCCGCTCAGGCGTCGACCGGCTCCACGCCGAGCTCGTCGAGCAGCCCGAGGACGCGCCGCCGGATCTCGTCGCGGATGGGACGCACGACCTCGATGCCCTGGCCGGCCGGGTCGTCGAGCACCCAGTCCTCGTAGCGCACGCCGGGGAAGAAGGGGCAGGCGTCGCCGCAGCCCATCGTCACGACGACGTCGGAGGTCTGCACGGCGTCGGGGGTGAGGAGCTTCGGGCGCTCGGCCGCGATGTCGACCCCTACTTCGCGCATCGCCTCGACGGCCACCGGGTTGACGGCCTCGCCGGGCGCGCTGCCGGCCGAGCGGACCTCGACGGCACCGCCGGAGAGGCGCGTGAGCCAAGCGGCGGCCATCTGCGAGCGGCCCGCGTTGTGCACACAGACGAACAGGACGGACGGGCGGTCAGCCATGGGGGAACCTCTTCCGGAGGGCCAGCGAGACGTAGACGAGGCCGACGAGCACCGGCACCTCGATGAGGGGGCCGACGACGCCCGCGAGCGCCTGGCCCGAGGTGACGCCGAAGGTGGCGATGGCGACCGCGATGGCGAGCTCGAAGTTGTTG
Proteins encoded in this window:
- a CDS encoding arsenate reductase ArsC; its protein translation is MADRPSVLFVCVHNAGRSQMAAAWLTRLSGGAVEVRSAGSAPGEAVNPVAVEAMREVGVDIAAERPKLLTPDAVQTSDVVVTMGCGDACPFFPGVRYEDWVLDDPAGQGIEVVRPIRDEIRRRVLGLLDELGVEPVDA